The following proteins are co-located in the Silene latifolia isolate original U9 population chromosome 1, ASM4854445v1, whole genome shotgun sequence genome:
- the LOC141613131 gene encoding reticulon-like protein B23: protein MEEEDEDIQQQQEQQGKGGKAMVMFVSGTLIYYHCSFRNSSFLSLLSDVFLVILSSLAILGLLFRHLNISVPVDPLEWQISHDAANNFFACLANTVGAAESVLRVAATGHDKKLFVQVVISLYSLSVLGRMISGVTIAYAGLCLLCLYMFLESSLPSNGRLSRGLRRENATDLQDIN, encoded by the exons atggaagaagaagatgaagatattcaacaacaacaagaacagcaAGGAAAAGGGGGAAAGGCTATGGTGATGTTCGTCAGTGGAACCCTAATTTACTACCATTGCTCTTTTCGCAATTCCTCTTTTCTGTCTCTTCTCTCCGACGTATTCCTCGTTATTCTCTCTTCGCTCGCCATTCTCGGCCTTCTCTTTCGCCACCTTAACATCTC GGTGCCAGTGGATCCATTAGAGTGGCAGATTTCACATGATGCAGCAAACAATTTTTTTGCGTGCTTGGCAAACACGGTTGGAGCTGCCGAGTCTGTTCTTCGAGTTGCTGCTACTGGCCATGACAAGAAGCTCTTTGTTCAG GTAGTAATCAGTTTGTACTCCCTGTCAGTTCTAGGAAGGATGATCTCTGGAGTTACAATTGCTTATGCTG GTTTGTGCTTATTATGCCTCTACATGTTTTTGGAGAGCTCACTGCCTAGCAATGGCCGACTATCTCGGGGTTTAAGGAGGGAGAATGCTACAGACTTGCAGGACATCAATTAA
- the LOC141613139 gene encoding pumilio homolog 5-like yields MTTESPIRMLETRDPKKWLTSVDPALFSSPFSNASNQEGFTKFLNESVVIEEQNRMGPARSGSAPPTVDGSIAALRTFMDQKNPSISNSRTEFPDCDSEELMRSDPSYIAYYYSHVNLNPRLPPPIISQENRHLLRLIRDAGVKKISVADGLLATHKEEPEEDTSSNQTSSDHNQSSAAGHDKSAAIDLLKGALPQAGPPGFTKPAERENRHVTETVSTSVTCTGIPAAVSPSPKNADLKNEVSTQSNIRQDISVMESRMKSLDVSIDNLHLHDQNGRFQAIGSQHQVIPQGLYGLNHGMEKYASTVYQKLPGMHPVMHSPGVVPPLYATTAAHMNSANLVHPGLLPAGFPSPQFSVGGYIHNDAQHLQMNFMKVPMEPMPGEINPYRSQMMYTMKPHMQNAFVLRPFMGPVQGRNMQPGIQEAQPSVQQKDANVPSLTGYKELSHPATGNSIHGSHSGVNYYGYPPSSYYGYPPSVVVPQFAAPSPAVLGSPISGINHPGLGNDHIASEHSSRIPSALSCWKGQRVSENSDDSKRNSFLELLKSSSSKKLELSDISGQIVEFSTDQHGSRFIQQKLEHCSSDEKDSVFKEVFPYALKLMTDVFGNYVIQKFFDHGTLEHRRQLGELLTGQVLSLSLQMYGCRVIQKALEVIELEQKVTLVQELDGHVMRCVHDQNGNHVIQKCIESIPANKIGFIISSFFGQVSALSSHPYGCRVIQRVLEHCSDEQINQSIVGEILESTCMLAQDPYGNYVTQHIIEMGKPRERSEIIKKLAGKFIQMSQLKFASNVVEKCLKHGDASERDLIIEEFISGPDNHDSLLMLMKDQFANYVVQKLFDIGSEKQKEAFLNCIKSHLPELKRFSYAKQIVARYESLTEAEESAQDQA; encoded by the exons ATGACGACCGAGAGTCCAATCAGAATGTTAGAGACTCGCGATCCCAAGAAATGGCTAACCTCTGTGGACCCGGCTCTATTTTCATCACCTTTCAGTAATGCTTCTAATCAGGAGGGATTTACCAAATTTCTGAATGAGAGTGTTGTCATTGAAGAACAAAATCGGATGGGGCCTGCCAGAAGTGGTAGCGCTCCACCAACTGTGGATGGTTCCATTGCTGCCTTACGGACTTTTATGGATCAAAAGAACCCGAGCATATCAAATTCCAGGACTGAATTCCCGGACTGTGATTCTGAGGAACTCATGCGCTCAGATCCGTCTTACATTGCATACTATTATTCCCATGTTAATTTAAACCCCAGACTTCCTCCTCCTATAATATCACAAGAGAATCGTCATTTACTGCGACTTATCAGAGACGCTGGTGTTAAGAAGATATCAGTAGCTGATGGTTTGCTGGCTACTCACAAGGAAGAGCCTGAAGAAGACACGTCATCCAATCAGACTTCCAGTGATCACAACCAAAGTTCTGCAGCTGGTCATGATAAATCTGCCGCTATTGATCTACTTAAG GGAGCCCTACCTCAGGCGGGTCCTCCTGGATTTACGAAACCTGCTGAAAGGGAGAATCGTCATGTCACTGAGACGGTGTCTACTTCTGTGACCTGTACTGGTATTCCTGCTGCTGTTTCTCCTAGCCCTAAAAATGCTGATTTGAAAAATGAAGTGTCAACCCAAAGTAACATTCGACAGGATATTTCTGTAATGGAGTCGAGGATGAAATCATTAGATGTTTCCATTGATAATTTGCACTTACATGATCAAAATGGAAGATTTCAAGCAATTGGATCTCAACACCAGGTGATTCCTCAAGGATTATACGGTCTAAATCATGGGATGGAGAAGTACGCCAGTACTGTCTACCAAAAGTTGCCGGGAATGCATCCTGTGATGCACAGCCCAGGAGTTGTACCACCACTATATGCAACTACAGCGGCCCATATGAATTCCGCAAACCTTGTTCATCCAGGTCTACTACCAGCAGGCTTTCCTAGCCCGCAATTTTCCGTTGGTGGCTATATACATAATGATGCACAACATTTACAAATGAACTTCATGAAGGTACCTATGGAGCCTATGCCAGGGGAGATTAATCCATACAGAAGTCAAATGATGTATACGATGAAACCCCACATGCAAAATGCATTTGTTCTACGACCTTTTATGGGTCCGGTTCAAGGACGAAACATGCAGCCTGGCATTCAGGAAGCACAGCCGTCTGTTCAGCAGAAAGATGCCAATGTGCCATCTTTGACAGGTTATAAAGAACTTAGTCATCCTGCTACTGGAAATTCGATACACGGGTCTCACAGTGGGGTCAATTACTATGGATATCCTCCAAGCAGTTACTATGGTTATCCCCCAAGTGTAGTAGTGCCACAATTTGCAGCGCCTTCACCTGCAGTACTTGGATCTCCAATATCTGGGATTAATCATCCAGGGCTCGGGAATGATCACATAGCGTCCGAACACTCTTCTCGAATTCCATCTGCATTATCTTGTTGGAAAGGGCAGAGGGTATCCGAAAATTCTGATGATTCCAAAAGGAATTCCTTTCTTGAGCTGCTTAAATCTAGCAGTTCCAAGAAGCTTGAATTATCAGACATTTCTGGGCAGATTGTCGAGTTCAG CACGGATCAACATGGTAGTCGATTTATTCAACAAAAGTTGGAACATTGCAGCAGCGATGAAAAGGATTCAGTTTTCAAGGAGGTTTTTCCATATGCTTTAAAGTTAATGACAGATGTATTCGGAAATTATGTTATTCAGAAG TTCTTTGATCATGGAACTCTTGAACATAGGAGACAGCTCGGTGAGCTTCTTACTGGACAGGTTTTGAGCTTAAGCCTCCAAATGTATGGCTGTCGTGTCATccagaag GCCCTGGAGGTTATTGAGCTTGAACAGAAGGTCACACTTGTGCAAGAGCTAGACGGTCATGTTATGAGATGTGTACATGACCAGAATGGAAATCATGTCATACAGAAGTGTATCGAatctattcctgcaaataaaaTTGGATTTATTATTTCTTCCTTTTTCGGTCAAGTTTCAGCACTTTCTTCTCATCCTTATGGTTGTCGTGTCATTCAG AGAGTTCTCGAGCATTGTTCAGATGAGCAAATAAATCAGTCCATAGTTGGCGAAATCCTGGAATCCACATGTATGCTTGCTCAAGATCCTTATGGCAATTATGTTACTCAG CACATTATCGAGATGGGGAAGCCCCGTGAAAGAAGCGAAATTATCAAGAAGTTGGCTGGTAAATTCATACAAATGAGTCAGCTCAAGTTTGCATCCAATGTTGTCGAGAAATGCTTGAAACATGGTGATGCTTCAGAGCGTGATCTTATAATTGAGGAATTCATTTCGGGGCCTGACAACCATGATTCTTTGTTG ATGTTGATGAAGGATCAGTTTGCAAATTACGTAGTCCAGAAACTTTTCGACATAGGcagtgaaaaacaaaaggaagCATTTCTCAACTGTATAAAATCTCATCTTCCCGAGTTGAAACGGTTCTCTTATGCAAAACAGATTGTTGCTCGCTACGAATCACTAACCG AAGCTGAGGAGTCGGCACAGGACCAAGCGTAG